Proteins from one Juglans microcarpa x Juglans regia isolate MS1-56 chromosome 6S, Jm3101_v1.0, whole genome shotgun sequence genomic window:
- the LOC121237473 gene encoding homeobox-leucine zipper protein MERISTEM L1-like: protein MDGSGLSGSDDTRKTDDNDSMNVTEHENTDSETDSDSTDSSAHDLEDLNDVEESPLISREKIMEVEGGQLGFEPYEISKENGSSSQNNEGAGRSPRQSPDHQHYHSDCGSNSNAHIQRASDLLMAVSVSAEENKMKITEVAVSAMEELAKKALAGAPLWQLQEDGKTEVLSDLEYMREFGHIDATLMDIMKMVEVGEPQRLPISLDTSTNSGSSFESEYRPILPQELLGPEPLHTEASRKTGLIRVNPLSIVELLMDLKQWSSVFANIVSKAVILGVLFSKGMEGNYDGTLQVMTAEFHLPSPLVPVRKSYFARYCKQLYPGTWGVVDVSVENLFPTPSIRFKRRPSGCLITETRNGFSKVIWVEHVQVDNVAVPNIFQPLVTSGFAFGATRWVNTIARQYERFAALMARSTPADSGVLIPQAGRTSLVKLSERMMRNFCADISASTTNIWTPLRVLPGADQDVRIMTKFNVDDPGKPPGASVAFATSIWLPGSPKFLFNFLRHESTRSKWDILSYGHTIREFAYVVNGENPGNRTSIMQVISSPVLYLQESYTDSTGSYVVYAPLDACAISMVLSGGNPDHVVILPSGFAILPDKATLEGQDSSGSLLSVAFHIIDRASMDGYVPPESAHIMFKIIMETIVSIRAALTSNLPKN from the exons ATGGATGGGTCTGGACTGTCTGGTAGTGATGATACCCGGAAGACCGATGACAATGACTCCATGAATGTTACGGAGCATGAGAACACTGATTCTGAGACGGATAGTGATAGTACCGACAGCAGTGCTCATGATCTTGAAGATTTGAA TGATGTGGAAGAGTCTCCACTAATTTCAAGAGAGAAGATCATGGAGGTTGAAGGCGGCCAATTAGGGTTTGAGCCTTATGAGATTTCAAAG GAAAATGGCAGCAGTTCACAAAACAATGAAGGTGCTGGCCGCTCCCCTCGACAATCACCTGATCATCAACATTACCACTCAGACTGTGGTTCAAACTCAAATGCTCACATTCAACGAGCAAGTGACCTTCTTATGGCAGTCTCAGTGTCTGCCGAGGAAAACAAGATGAAAATCACTGAGGTTGCTGTTTCAGCCATGGAAGAGTTAGCAAAAAAAGCCCTCGCTGGAGCACCTTTATGGCAGCTCCAAGAAGATGGAAAAACTGAGGTTCTGAGTGACTTAGAATACATGAGGGAATTCGGGCATATTGATGCCACATTGATGGATATAATGAAAATGGTTGAGGTCGGAGAACCCCAACGTCTGCCAATTAGTCTGGACACTAGTACCAATTCCGGGTCTTCGTTTGAAAGTGAATACAGGCCGATTTTGCCTCAGGAATTACTAGGACCAGAACCTCTGCACACTGAAGCTTCACGTAAAACTGGTCTTATTAGAGTAAATCCACTCAGCATTGTTGAATTGCTTATGGATTTG AAACAGTGGTCATCGGTGTTTGCCAATATCGTTTCCAAAGCAGTGATACTTGGAGTCTTATTCTCAAAAGGAATGGAAGGGAACTATGATGGAACGCTACAAGTG ATGACAGCGGAATTTCATCTTCCATCTCCACTTGTTCCAGTTCGAAAGAGTTATTTTGCAAGGTACTGTAAACAGCTATATCCTGGAACCTGGGGAGTCGTTGATGTCTCTGTGGAAAACCTATTCCCTACTCCCTCAATAAGATTTAAAAGAAGACCATCAGGCTGCTTAATTACAGAAACGCGAAATGGATTCTCTAAG GTTATATGGGTTGAACATGTGCAAGTGGACAATGTAGCGGTGCCCAACATTTTTCAGCCACTAGTCACATCTGGTTTTGCATTTGGTGCAACACGTTGGGTTAACACTATTGCTCGACAATATGAACGGTTTGCAGCCCTAATGGCTAGAAGCACCCCAGCTGATTCTGGCG TACTAATACCACAAGCTGGGAGAACAAGTCTGGTGAAGCTGTCTGAGAGAATGATGAGAAACTTTTGTGCTGATATTAGTGCTTCCACAACAAACATTTGGACGCCATTACGTGTACTTCCTGGTGCTGATCAAGATGTGAGGATCATGACCAAATTCAACGTAGATGATCCTGGAAAGCCTCCTGGTGCTTCGGTTGCTTTTGCTACTTCCATCTGGCTTCCTGGCTCGCCGAAGTTTTTGTTCAATTTCCTTCGTCATGAGAGTACTCGAAGCAAG tgggaTATCCTTTCATATGGACACACAATCCGGGAGTTTGCATACGTCGTTAATGGAGAGAATCCAGGAAACCGCACTTCTATAATGCAAGTGATT TCGTCGCCTGTCCTGTATCTGCAAGAGAGCTACACAGACTCAACAGGCTCCTATGTAGTTTATGCACCACTCGATGCTTGCGCCATTTCTATGGTCTTAAGTGGTGGAAACCCAGATCATGTGGTTATCTTGCCCTCAGGGTTTGCTATACTCCCTGATAAGGCCACATTGGAAGGACAGGACAGTAGTGGGAGTCTTCTGAGTGTTGCTTTCCACATCATTGACCGTGCATCGATGGATGGTTATGTCCCTCCTGAATCAGCACATATCATGTTCAAAATCATCATGGAAACTATCGTCTCTATTAGGGCTGCTCTGACTTCAAATCTACCAAAAAATTGA
- the LOC121237482 gene encoding glucose-6-phosphate/phosphate translocator 1, chloroplastic — MICSVRQSVTKTINGSDFFLRERSPAQPLQRSSLFFPALQKPQRFAVSVSKPLHVSSVENLSLKGPRDSVICEAYEAADSSRPVEQEAKSEAAKKVKIGVYFATWWALNVVFNIYNKKVLNVYPYPWLTSTLSLACGSLMMLISWATRIAEAPKTDFEFWKTLFPVAVAHTIGHVAATVSMSKVAVSFTHIIKSGEPAFSVLVSRFLLGESFPVPVYLSLIPIIGGCALAAVTELNFNMIGFMGAMISNLAFVFRNIFSKKGMKGKSVSGMNYYACLSLLSLLILTPFAIAVEGPQMWAAGWQTTMSQIGPQFVWWLAAQSVFYHLYNQVSYMSLDQISPLTFSIGNTMKRISVIVSSIIIFHTPVQPINALGAAIAILGTFLYSQAKQ, encoded by the exons ATGATTTGCTCTGTGAGACAATCTGTTACGAAGACGATCAATGGTTCCGATTTTTTTCTCCGGGAGAGGTCTCCGGCACAGCCGCTTCAGCGATCCTCGCTGTTTTTTCCGGCGCTGCAGAAACCGCAGCGATTCGCTGTATCAGTTTCGAAGCCTTTGCATGTATCCTCGGTTGAGAATCTGAGTTTGAAAGGTCCGAGAGACTCGGTCATATGCGAGGCTTACGAGGCGGCGGACAGCTCGAGGCCGGTCGAGCAGGAGGCGAAATCGGAGGCGGCGAAGAAGGTGAAGATCGGAGTGTATTTCGCGACATGGTGGGCTTTGAATGTGGTGTTTAATATCTACAACAAGAAGGTTCTGAATGTGTACCCGTACCCATGGCTGACCTCGACACTCTCGCTTGCGTGTGGTTCTCTAATGATGCTGATCTCCTGGGCCACGAGGATCGCCGAGGCGCCGAAGACTGATTTTGAGTTCTGGAAGACTTTGTTTCCG GTTGCAGTGGCGCATACAATTGGGCATGTTGCGGCAACTGTGAGTATGTCAAAGGTTGCTGTTTCATTCACCCATATCATCAAGAGCGGTGAGCCTGCTTTCAGTGTATTGGTTTCGAGGTTCCTATTGGGCGAGAGCTTCCCGGTGCCAGTTTACCTGTCACTTATTCCCATCATCGGTGGTTGTGCTCTTGCTGCCGTGACTGAGCTCAACTTCAACATGATTg GTTTTATGGGGGCTATGATATCAAACTTGGCGTTTGTCTTCCGGAACATATTTTCGAAGAAGGGCATGAAGGGGAAGTCTGTCAGTGGAATGAACTATTATGCTTGTCTGTCTCTGTTGTCCCTTTTAATTCTCACACCATTTGCTATTGCTGTGGAGGGACCGCAGATGTGGGCAGCTGGTTGGCAAACAACCATGTCTCAGATCGGACCCCAGTTCGTATG GTGGCTGGCAGCCCAGAGTGTTTTCTATCATCTCTACAACCAGGTGTCATACATGTCCCTCGACCAGATCTCTCCCTTGACATTTAGTATTGGAAACACCATGAAACGAATatctgtcatagtctcttcaaTCATCATCTTCCACACGCCGGTTCAGCCCATCAATGCACTTGGAGCTGCCATTGCAATCCTTGGAACCTTCTTGTATTCCCAG GCAAAGCAGTAA